The nucleotide sequence CCGAGCGCCTGCCGCTCGTCGCCTCGCCCACCTCGGGTGGCACGCGCATGCAGGAGGGCACCGTCGCCTTCCTCCAGATGGTGAAGATTTCGGCGGCCGTCGCCGCCCACCGTACGGCCGGGCTGCCCTACCTGGTCTACCTGCGCCACCCGACCACCGGCGGCGTCTTCGCCTCATGGGGTTCGCTCGGGCACGTCACCGCCGCGCAGCCGGGCGCGCTCATCGGGTTCCTCGGCCCGCGCGTATTCGAGGCACTCAACGGAGAACCGTTTCCGCCCGGGGTGCAGATCGCCGAGAACCTGTACGAGCACGGGCTCATCGACGCCGTCGTCCCCCCGGAGCAGCTGCGCGACGTCGTGGTCCGGGTCTTCGGCGTGCTCGGCGGAGACGACGACCCGGGCGACGGCAAGCCGACCGCCGACGGCCCGGGGACGCGCGGCCACACCGCCGAGGACCCCGAGGTACCCGACACGCCCGCGTGGGAGGGCGTGCGCCGCTCACGCGACCCCGCACGCCCCGGACTCCGCGCGCTCCTGCGCTCCGGCGCGCATGACGTCACACCCCTGCGGGGCACCGGCGAAGGCGAGAGCGAACCCTCGCTCCGCCTCGCCCTCGCCCGTTTCGGCGGACCCGGCTCATCCGGGGCACCGTGCGTCGTGCTCGGCCAGGACCGCACCCGGCAGAGCGAGTACGGGCCGTTCGGCCCCGCCGGGCTGCGCCAGGCCCGGCGCGGCATGCGGCTCGCCGCCGAACTCGGGCTGCCGCTGGTCACCGTCATCGACACCGCGGGGGCCGCGCTCTCCCGCGAGGCCGAGGAAGGCGGGCTGGCCGGGGAGATCGCCCGCTGCCTCGCGGAACTCGTCGTCCTCCCGGCGCCGACCGTGTGCCTCCTCCTCGGCGAGGGCGCGGGCGGCGGAGCGCTCGCGCTGCTCCCCGCCGACCGCGTCCTCTGCGCCCGGCACGCCTGGCTGTCCCCGCTGCCCCCGGAAGGCGCCTCGGCGATCCTGTTCCGGACGACCGAGCGCGCCGGCGAGATCGCCGAACGCCAGGGAATCCGGGCCGACGAGCTGCGCGCCAACGGCATCGTGGACCGGATCATCCCCGAACTCCCGGACGCCGCGGCCGAACCGGACGCGTTCGTCCGGCGCGTCGCGGCCACCCTCGAATCCGAGATCCGCGCCCTGCGCGGCATGGACGCGGAACACCGCCTCCGTACCCGGCTCGCGCGCTACCGCCGGCTCGGGCTGCCGGAGTGAGGGGCCGGCCGGCCGAGCGGCGTGACGCGTCCTCCGGTGACGGCACCGCAGCCGCGGTGCCGGTCCGGACCGCGGTCCCGCGCCGACCGGCCGTGGCGTCCGAGCGCCGCGGCGAGCGCGTGCCGTCCGCTCAGGAGCCGGGCCGCCGTGTGTACAAAGGCTCGCCGGGCGCCGGCGCGCCCGGGGGGAGCAGGGCCAGGTCGAGCCCCCGGGCCAGGCGGCCCTTCAGCGCGTCCGCGTCGGCGAGGCGTGCGGCGATCCGCCGGGCCGCGGCCACGACCTCGTCCTGGGCGGCGTCTGCGGCCAGGGTGAGCCGCAGATCGGTGTCCGTGCCTTCGGCCAGGTAGGCCGCGCTCACCAGGGGCTCGGTCGCGACGGCGTCGCGCACGAGACCGCGTACCCGCGGGTCCGCGTGCGGGGCGACGTGCTCCCGGCCCTCCGCGAGGGCGCGCAGCGCGGGACCGGTGACCTCGTACGCGACCGGTCCCGCGAGGTCGAGCAGCAGCGTGTCGGCGCCCTCGGAGTAGGCGGCGAGTGCCGCGCGCCGCGCGTCGACCGGTACCGGGCGCGCGTCGGGACGCCAGCGCGCGAGGGCGTCGGTGGAGGTGAACGCCGGCAGTGCCTTGCGCCCACCCGGGCCGGTGATGGTCGGAACGGCCATGTCGCTGGACTTCTCGCGCCGCAGCTCGCCCGGGGCGGTGTCCTCCAGCTCGCCCAGGATCGCGACGACCGGCACCAGCAGCCGCGCGGGCGCGAGCGCGGCCAGAACCTCCCCGACCGCCGCGCCGGACGTGAGAGCCGAGGTGAGGGCGACGTCGGCGGAACCGTCGTCGCCGGAAAAGCCGGGGTCCGGGATGCTCTTGCCGCTGAAGTCCACGGCTCGACCCTAGGCCCTGCCGTGCGGGGCCCGGGTCCGAGCCCTGCGGCCGAAACGCCCGGGCAGACCGCCCGGTGCGCGGGACCCGCGCCACGGGTCCTCAAGCCGTCCCCGCGGGGCGGAGGCACGGGAACTCCCCTCCGCCGATCGGCCGTTGCCGTCCCGCCCACCCTCCCCGCGCCATCGGGGACGGGCGGCACCACGGCCGACGGATTCCGCGCCGAGCGCGGGGGCGACGGCGTCGCGCGCGGTCGTGTGCGTTGCGCGACGCCGCCGGAACCCGTCAGCCGTAGACCGGTCCGGTGAACTTCTCGCCGGGGCCCTTGCCCGGGTCGTCGGGGACCAGCGACGCCTCGCGGAAGGCGAGTTGCAGCGACCGCAGGCCGTCGCGGAGCGGCCCCGCGTGCTGGGAGCCGAGTTCGGGGGCGCCCGCGGTGACCAGGCCGGCCAGGGCGGTGATCAGCTTGCGGGCCTCGTCGAGGTCCTTGTGCTCCTCGCCGTTCTCCGCGAGGCCGAGTTTCACGGCGGACGCGCTCATCAGGTGCACGGCGAGGGTGGTGATCACCTCCATCGCGGAGACGTCGGCGAGGTCGCGGGTCATCGTGTCGACATCGGAGA is from Yinghuangia sp. ASG 101 and encodes:
- a CDS encoding acetyl-CoA carboxylase carboxyltransferase subunit alpha/beta: MHVRALDLIARVLDAESFAAWPEPLPEPEAVDADYAEELRAARERTGLDEAIVTGEGRIHGRRVAVVACEFAFLAGSIGVAAAERLVRAIERATAERLPLVASPTSGGTRMQEGTVAFLQMVKISAAVAAHRTAGLPYLVYLRHPTTGGVFASWGSLGHVTAAQPGALIGFLGPRVFEALNGEPFPPGVQIAENLYEHGLIDAVVPPEQLRDVVVRVFGVLGGDDDPGDGKPTADGPGTRGHTAEDPEVPDTPAWEGVRRSRDPARPGLRALLRSGAHDVTPLRGTGEGESEPSLRLALARFGGPGSSGAPCVVLGQDRTRQSEYGPFGPAGLRQARRGMRLAAELGLPLVTVIDTAGAALSREAEEGGLAGEIARCLAELVVLPAPTVCLLLGEGAGGGALALLPADRVLCARHAWLSPLPPEGASAILFRTTERAGEIAERQGIRADELRANGIVDRIIPELPDAAAEPDAFVRRVAATLESEIRALRGMDAEHRLRTRLARYRRLGLPE
- a CDS encoding SseB family protein, whose product is MDFSGKSIPDPGFSGDDGSADVALTSALTSGAAVGEVLAALAPARLLVPVVAILGELEDTAPGELRREKSSDMAVPTITGPGGRKALPAFTSTDALARWRPDARPVPVDARRAALAAYSEGADTLLLDLAGPVAYEVTGPALRALAEGREHVAPHADPRVRGLVRDAVATEPLVSAAYLAEGTDTDLRLTLAADAAQDEVVAAARRIAARLADADALKGRLARGLDLALLPPGAPAPGEPLYTRRPGS
- a CDS encoding DUF1844 domain-containing protein; its protein translation is MTRDLADVSAMEVITTLAVHLMSASAVKLGLAENGEEHKDLDEARKLITALAGLVTAGAPELGSQHAGPLRDGLRSLQLAFREASLVPDDPGKGPGEKFTGPVYG